The nucleotide sequence acatacatttcatacctatttacttttcatgcttttacattgtgaacaaatacgaatacaaagatgcatacgagtttgaacaaaagtcctcaatccaattatcattagttccacttgcagggtgtaagtgtaagcgtgtaattatgttgtgtggccatacgggtttaacaaaccctcattcagacggttcgctaccgttagtgaatgaaatataatttcaacaatgtatagtgtaagttctaacactaaattcaaaattcagagggaagattcggttaagccttgataattgggtgctcgtgatacaaatactattttggaatgtgaacgattctggttgagcaattcttaaagaaccttgtggttcaatacaatttacttactaaacctatgatttcaccaacgttttcgttgacagattcttctatgttttctcaggttttgaatgcttagtgatacatgcttccgcactcttttgatacttgcttggatgtcgagtatacatgcatacatggagcgtcttttggatacttttaaattgtgtcgcataagtttcatttgtacttaaaacttggtatcgtaacttgtggtggaagtattcttgtaaaacttgaacaacctttacatttgaaatgaatgcgacatatcttttggtcaaacgttgttttaaagacttatgaccacgtaacgggacctaagtagacggcgccgtcaatgacgatttggtcgggtcgctacagcatgtttattctcaggtatgaaagaaatcttccgctgtgcatttgctcatattagagatattacttggagtcattcatgacatatttcaaaagacgttgcattcgagtcgtcgagttcatcaagattattattaagtcaattatagttggatatattatgaaatggtatgcatgccgtcaactttcgatgtaatgaaagtttgtcttttaaaaacgaatgcaatgtttgtaaaatgtatcatatagaggttaagtacctcgcgatgtaaccaaatgtaatgtattcatccagatagattaggacgggtcgttagaagaGCGAAGCAAATTTAAGCTCCCATCGATGTTGATACTCAGGATGATCAGCCTATTGCATCTCTTGTTACTGGTGTTGGGGCAAGGGTGGCACAACGCTACAAGGCTAAGGGTGTGTTGAAACGAAAGGCGTATCTTGATCTTTCCTCTGTGAAGAAGCAAAAATTTGGTCATCTTCGGGACGAAGCAAGTTATGACATTATGGGTGATGCTAATAGCTCTCTTTTTTATATGTACTTATATCTTCTTTGAATCCTTTTTTCTATGACTTTGTTTGTCTTTTGCAGACTTGCCTGTGTTTTCCGAAGTTCCTGCTCCAGCTGACTGTTTTGACATTGTTGATAGTCTTGTTCCTGATAACCGGGGAAGCTCTTTTGCTGATGATATGAAGAGGTTTCATGATTCCTATTCACTTATCAACTTTCAGGCTGTTTCTATGGGGCACATCGCTTCCTCCTTTTTTTGCAGAAGCGTAATGCAGAATTCAAGTCTTTGAAGGGGCATCATGCTGCGATGAGTGAGCGAGTCAAAAAGCTTGAGAAGGAGGTGTTGATGGCTCCTAGTTATGAGGAAGAGTTAAAAGCTGCTCGTGATGAGATAACAAGCTTGCAGAGGTAGGTGAAGCTAAGTGATGTTCAGAAGTTGGCCATTGCTGATGAGTTGAAAGATTACAAGAAGTGTTGTGCGGAGTTGAAATCTGATTACTCACAAATTACTTCCAGGTTATACGTCATGCTTGTCACCAAATGTTAAAGAGTGTAGATTTTGGTCAACTTTTTGGTGATGTGGTGTTGGCCTTAAAGGTTCAGGCCAGATGTGAGTTGATAGGAGACTTGGCATCAAAGGGGGTTGTGCAGCTTGGTGATTTTTCTGATTATACAGATCACGGGAAAGCAATGGTGAATGCTGGTTTTGATGAGCTTGAACATGCCGAATTTGACTATTTCAAGACTATTTCTGACAAGGTGGATGCTAAACCTTGTGATCTTTTGAATACATTTGCCACTGTTGTTCCTGAAGTCCATGATGACGAGGAGACTCATTTGGAAGTTCCCGAGGCTATGGGGGAGTCTGAGAAGGTTGATGCTCCTGCTAATTAGTTGTGATGTGTAATTGTTCAAAAACACTTATTATCTTTTGTAGTTTGGCTTACGTGCCTGGGCTTAGTTGTCCTTTTGTTGAACAATGGTTATGTATGTTGTGACACTTATAACtctagttcttttttaagtttagcatgcttttcttttatattttaccatggattttatcctgCTTAGGTTGGTAAAAAATTCTCTTCCTGCAGGGATTGTCATACAGTGATCACTTTTAAGGAAACTTTGTTTCCTTACTTCGAGTAGTGCGAAGAAAAATTTTTGTTTCATTACTCGGTATTATGTGGACTTTGACAGGGTTATTTATACTTTTAAAGTCTGTTCCAGCTGTCATATCCTTTATGTGATTCCTTATTTGGAATTTGATTTTATTAAGACATTAGTATATCAAAAAAGTTGTAGGAAGTTCATTAAGTTCTGTGTAGGAATTTTTTAGACTTCAACTACCAATATAGTAACTTTCAACTACATACTAGAAAGAAAAGATACAGGGTATCTAATGATAGAACTTTCGGAGGTTTGCTCCGATCCATGCTCTTGGTATGGGCTTTCAGGCAGTTGTCTCCAACTTGTATGAGCCTTTGCCTAGCACTTGTGAAATTAGATAAGGTGCTTCCTAATTTGGTCCCAATTTTCCTTCGTATTCCACCTTGCTTGTGTTGTTTAGCCTTCGGACATAGTCTCCTACCTTGAAAGTCAATGGCTTCACTCGCTTGTTGTAATAGCTTTCAATCATTCGTTTGTACGAAGCTTCGCAGATCAAGGCTGCCTCTCTCCTTTCTTCGAGCAGATCTAAGTTGGTGCGGAGATTTTCTTCGTTATTCTCATGGTTTGCCGTCCTATCGGTTAACACTTGTATTTCAGCTGGAAGAACAGCTTCCGTTCTGTATGCGAGGCTATAGGGTATCTCTCCATTGCTTTGCTTCGGTGTTGTCCTATGCGCCCATAGTACCAGGGGAAGTTCATCAATCCATCCCTTTCTGCACTTACCCAAGCATTTCTCGATTCCCTTGATTATGTCTCGGTTAGTTACTTCCACCTGTCCATTGCCCTGAGGGTGGTATACCGAGGTGAAGTTTTGTTGAATTCTCAGTCTTTCGTCAATTTTTTGGGAAAATCCCTTCTGTAAACTGTTTTCCATTGTCAGAGAATATTTTTTGGGGAACCCCGAACCTGCATACAACgtgttcccaaacgaacttctccaCTTGTTTCCCGGTGACTGCTGTCAAGGGCTTTGCCTCGGCCCACGTGGTAAAGTAGTCGATTGCTACTAGCAGGAACCTTGGGCTTCCAGGGGTGTCATTGATAGGTCCaactatgtctatcccccacttcatgaaTGGCCAGGCTGAGGTTACTGAAACTAACTCTTGCTTCGGTAGCCTGGGGACGTTCGAGTGGATTTGACAAGATTCGCAAGTTTGTAGTACTATTGTTGCGTCAAGGTGCATCGTAGGCCAATAGTATCCAAGCCTCATGATCTTTGCAACTACTTGTAACATCCCAcatttttttcgttaaattattttaacgcccgtcattttattttaataatatccttcgtatctagatttatatcctccattagctaacattcttaatattttagttatctgattataacgtctcccgtactctcgtgtaattcaaaataattcgttcggttaattcccgcacccgactacaaacttgagggaccaatgttgccaaaagaccaaacttttgactaggtcaaagtggtcaacacccacTTCCTCCATCCATTatccatttcatttccaatttttctTAATACTTTCACATATTCTCTCAAActtcatttcaaagaatcatcatccatttcaaatcgagcaagcatcaatccaaacaaattatatatttggaatccttgcatcttcctcttcgaatccataccgattacatctcatttgggtaactttctaaaattactagatttcttgttcttgatgtctttgacttataaagttgttaattagtatctatggctcaagtctaacatgaatatatgattaatttgttcgattttgttgttttgagtaactagcatgaactcattaaatgggtgtgtttaatcttgagttttggatgattaaatgttgtttaaatgttaaagttcatgtattaaatgtgttactagcatcattagcttcaatttgatgtgtaagttgattgagaaaacttcattaacatgattattgattttgtgaattttgagttagggtttgatgaacttgaaatgaacttttgacactttgaatgccatgaaacgttattagtaagtgtttagttgtattgtatgtttaattatcttcgaaacggcgtatcgtatgtgtaaagtggattcccgaatcatgaaatgcattttgtgaacttgcaaCTTTGTGAATaagcctttaatgatcacttgacgagttttcggttattgaaaatgatgtttttggttggtgaaatgtgtttatttgtgttctttgtcaaattacctttccaacgatataagatacgcgttttaagtgtttacggttcgtaaattatggttgtttgaagtttggctcgtttggaacacttgaaaactgccagacttgctgaacagacaaatggagcggcgcgccattttggaCTGTCCCAATTTCTTTTTGATTTTCACGTTTTCATCCCCgtttactcgtaactccgattaacatgaaacttgacaaacatgttaatatatactttatcatcatgaaaaaattgtcggatacccgacccgaccccgttgactttgactttgaccaagtttgacttttagtcaaacttaaccaaatgtttatgcgatcgttctaacatgcttttatacttgtatcttgcatgaaacttgacaatttgactcacatgctatataatcgagtcgtaacgagccataggactaattgaacactttgaccgactttatactttaccgatattgatacaacctattgtttaggtcaagactagcattcgttcttacacacgttaactttgtgaagtatatttattctcgtgcatcaaggtgagatcatagtcccacttttactcttttgaacttacatttgggatgagaaaacataaacgtttctttttactaagtgaacacaagtacaggaaaacaaacattctacatacgagtttagaacaaaatcctcaattcgattatcattagttacacttaccgggtgtaagcgagaacatatgttgtatggatccatatgggtttgacaaaccctcattcagacggttcgctaccttctacgaatgaaatatattttcgagaaacagtgtatgttctaacacttttgtgatggggttctatggaaggaatgttaagcattgataattgggtgctcgtgaaataaattttggaatggttaactattatttcgatgttgcaaatcttgtggttcaaattacttatttactcacttacttacttaaacctatgatttcaccaacgttttcgttgacagatttctatatttttctcaagtctttgaacgatatgtgatacatgcttccgctcattattttgatacttgctttggatgtcgagtatatgtgcatacatggagcgtcttttgactttatttaaaactgtgtcgcataggttt is from Rutidosis leptorrhynchoides isolate AG116_Rl617_1_P2 chromosome 10, CSIRO_AGI_Rlap_v1, whole genome shotgun sequence and encodes:
- the LOC139870537 gene encoding uncharacterized protein; this translates as MENSLQKGFSQKIDERLRIQQNFTSVYHPQGNGQVEVTNRDIIKGIEKCLGKCRKGWIDELPLVLWAHRTTPKQSNGEIPYSLAYRTEAVLPAEIQVLTDRTANHENNEENLRTNLDLLEERREAALICEASYKRMIESYYNKRVKPLTFKVGDYVRRLNNTSKVEYEGKLGPN